Proteins found in one Panicum hallii strain FIL2 chromosome 4, PHallii_v3.1, whole genome shotgun sequence genomic segment:
- the LOC112889178 gene encoding subtilisin-like protease SBT5.3, with translation MEASGSTRPAVLLVLLFSLLMSLAAATEVSGKAAAAYVVYLGDHSRRDGVLSPEEASRRAADAHRDLLGAVLGDREKAREAIFYSYTKHINGFAATLEPGDAAEIAKYPGVVSVFPNRGRKLQTTRSWQFMRLERNGDVPPWSAWETARYGEDTIIGNLDSGVWPESKSFGEGEMGPIPDDWKGICQNEHDATFHCNSKLIGARYFNKGYEAAAGKPVDDALKTPRDENGHGTHTLSTAGGAAVRGAAAFGYGGGTARGGAPRARVAAYRVCFRPINGSECFDADVLAGFEAAIADGVHVISASVGGDATDYLDDAVAIGSLHAVKAGVTVVCSASNSGPDPGTVTNVAPWILTVAASSTDREFPAFAVFNRTRIQGRSLSERWLHGRGFYVIINGAEATAPGSTQKDAQACLLGSLDPEKARGKIVVCVRGAITRVEKGEAVRRAGGAAMILVNDEVSGNDLHADPHVLPAVHISYDDGLILSDYIKNSNVPSGFVIKGKTILGIRPAPVMADFSSQGPNTVNPEILKPDITAPGMSVIAAWTGAAAPTDRPYDLRRVAFNVLSGTSMSCPHVSGIAGLIKTLHRDWSPAAIKSAIMTSASDLDAERNPIMNSSHAAATPFSYGAGHVFPNRALDPGLVYDMSIVDYLDFLCALGYNATAMRTFNSGSFVCPTAAMRLQDLNYPSITAHGLHAGTTAIVRRRVRNVGLPGTYTATVVKEPEGVHVVVTPAMLVFREAGEEKEFDVTFTISNPAPVTGYTFGAMVWSDGSHQVRSPLVVKIMGNE, from the exons ATGGAGGCCAGTGGATCCACGCGCCCCGCCGTCCTCCTCGTCTTGCTCTTCTCACTGCTGATGAGCCTGGCGGCGGCTACTGAGGTTtccgggaaggcggcggcggcgtacgTGGTGTACCTCGGCGACCACTCGCGGCGCGACGGCGTGTTGTCGCCGGAGGAGGCGTCCCGGAGGGCCGCCGACGCGCACCGCGACCTCCTCGGCGCCGTCCTGGGGGA CAGGGAGAAGGCGCGCGAGGCCATCTTCTACTCGTACACCAAGCACATCAACGGCTTCGCCGCCACCCTCGAGCCCGGCGACGCCGCCGAGATCGCGA AGTACCCCGGCGTGGTGTCGGTGTTCCCGAACAGGGGCCGAAAGCTGCAGACGACGAGGTCGTGGCAGTTCATGAGGCTCGAGAGGAACGGCGACGTCCCGCCGTGGTCTGCCTGGGAGACGGCCAGGTACGGCGAGGACACCATCATCGGGAACCTCGACTCAG GCGTGTGGCCGGAGTCCAAGAGCTTCGGCGAGGGCGAAATGGGGCCGATCCCGGACGACTGGAAGGGCATCTGCCAGAACGAGCACGACGCCACCTTCCATTGCAACAG CAAGCTCATCGGCGCGCGCTACTTCAACAAGGGCTACGAGGCGGCCGCCGGCAAGCCCGTCGACGACGCGCTCAAGACGCCGCGCGACGAGAATGGGCACGGGACGCACACGCTGTCCACGGCGGGGGGCGCCGCGgtgcgcggcgcggccgcgttcgggtacggcggcggcacggcgcgcggcggcgccccgcgcgcgcgcgtcgcggcctACCGCGTCTGCTTCCGCCCCATCAACGGCAGCGAGTGCTTCGACGCCGACGTGCTCGCGGGCTTCGAGGCCGCCATCGCCGACGGCGTGCACGTCATCTCGGCCTCCGTCGGCGGCGACGCCACCGACTACCTCGACGACGCCGTCGCCATCGGGTCGCTCCACGCCGTCAAGGCCGGCGTCACCGTCGTCTGCTCCGCCAGCAACTCCGGCCCGGACCCCGGCACCGTCACCAACGTCGCACCGTGGATCCTCACCGTCGCCGCGAGCTCCACCGACAGGGAGTTCCCGGCCTTCGCCGTCTTTAACCGCACGCGGATCCAG GGCCGGAGCCTCTCGGAGAGGTGGCTGCACGGGAGAGGCTTCTACGTCATTATCAACGGCGCAGAAGCCACAGCTCCTGGCAGCACGCAGAAAGATGC CCAGGCGTGCTTGCTGGGTTCACTGGACCCGGAGAAGGCGAGGGGGAAGATCGTGGTGTGCGTGAGAGGGGCCATCACGAGGGTGGAGAAGGGCgaggccgtgcgccgcgccggcggcgccgccatGATCCTCGTCAACGACGAGGTCTCCGGGAACGACCTCCACGCCGACCCGCACGTGCTCCCGGCGGTGCACATCTCGTACGACGACGGGCTCATTCTCTCGGACTACATCAAGAACAGCAA TGTCCCGTCCGGCTTCGTCATCAAGGGGAAGACGATCCTCGGCATCAGGCCGGCGCCGGTCATGGCTGATTTCTCATCTCAGGGGCCGAACACGGTGAACCCCGAGATCCTCAAG CCGGACATCACGGCGCCGGGGATGAGCGTGATCGCCGCATggaccggcgcggcggcgcccacGGACCGGCCGTACGACCTTCGCCGCGTGGCGTTCAACGTCCTGTCCGGCACGTCCATGTCGTGCCCGCACGTGTCCGGCATCGCCGGCCTGATCAAGACCCTGCACCGGGACTGGAGCCCCGCCGCGATCAAGTCGGCGATCATGACGAGCG CCTCGGACCTGGACGCCGAACGGAATCCGATCATGAACTCGTCCCACGCGGCGGCGACGCCGTTCAGCTACGGCGCCGGGCACGTCTTCCCGAACCGGGCGCTGGACCCGGGGCTCGTCTACGACATGTCCATCGTCGACTACCTAGACTTCCTCTGCGCGCTCGGGTACAACGCGACGGCCATGAGGACCTTCAACAGTGGGTCGTTCGTGTGCCCCACCGCCGCCATGAGGCTCCAGGACCTCAACTACCCGTCTATCACCGCGCACGGCCTCCACGCCGGTACCACCGCGATTGTGCGGCGCAGGGTCAGGAACGTCGGCCTGCCGGGGACGTACACGGCCACCGTCGTCAAGGAGCCAGAAGGAGTGCACGTGGTGGTGACGCCGGCGATGCTGGTATTCAGGGAAgccggcgaggagaaggagtTCGACGTGACATTCACGATCAGTAACCCTGCCCCGGTCACGGGCTACACGTTTGGCGCCATGGTTTGGTCTGATGGGAGCCATCAGGTGAGAAGTCCACTGGTTGTGAAGATCATGGGGAACGAATGA